In Seonamhaeicola sp. S2-3, the genomic window GAAGGGCACATGGCTAAAATGGCAGATGGTTTTAAAGCCATTAGAAAAGCAGAACTAGAACTTTCTGGAAAATACAATCCTGAAGAACATGACCAATTCTTTACCTATTTTAATTGGAAACAATTTACAGATGAAGAGTGGTTACTTTGTCCACCAGTAGTAGCATTAGGTGGAGATGGCGCCATGTACGATATTGGTTTCCAAAACTTATCTCGTTTAATGGCTTCAGGAAAACCAATAAAAGTAATTATTGTTGATACACAAGTATATTCTAACACAGGAGGACAAGCTTGTACTTCCGGATTTATTGGTCAGGTATCAGATATGGCACAATACGGTAAAGTATGGAAAGGAAAAAGTGAACCTAGAAAAGAAATTGGCCTCATAGCTATGGCACACAGAAACACTTATGTGTTACAAGGTTCTTTAGCAAACACAAGCCAAATGATTGAAGGATTTATTGATGGTTTAACCACTAAACGTCCTGCGCTATTCAATCTATATACAACCTGCCAACCAGAACATGGTGTAGCAGATGATTTAGGTTCTCATCAAGCAAAACTTGCTGTAGAATCTAGAGCATATCCTATTTTTAAATACAATCCAGATAATGGAATAAAAGCTAAAGAAGCCTTTGATTTATCAGGAAACCCTGCAATGAATCAAACATGGCCAACTTATACTTTAAAATACCTAGAATACGGTCAAGAGCAAACCATGGAATTACCAATGACCTTTGCAGACTTTGCTTTAACCGAAGCCCGATTTAGAAAACATTTTAGAAAAGTACCTAGAAATGCTTGGAATGAAAACATGATATTACTAGCAGACTTTTTAGAATTAGATGAAAACGAACGCGAAGGTAAATTCCCTTATATCTGGGCAGTAGATAGAGATCAAAAACTAAACAGAGTATTGGTTGCTAAACCAATTGTAGATTCTTGTGAAGAACGACGCGATTTCTGGTTAATGCTACGCGATCTTGCTGGTGTAGAACCAGAAAAACTACAAGAAGAAAACCTTGAAGAAAAAATAAGAAATGAAGTTGTTGGAAATATAGCACAAGGTTTAATGCAACTTGCTGGTGGTAACGGAAGTGACGCTCTTAAAATAGCTATGGAAAAACCCGCAGAATCAAATGGTTTAGCTGCAGAAGAAGCCCAATCAAATGGAGAATATATGGCGCCGTGGTTAGAATCTGATGAGTGTACCTCTTGCGATGAGTGCATAAATATTAACTCCAATATTTTTGCTTACAATGATGATAACAAAGCTTATATAAAAAATCCAAAAGGAGGTCCTTATGAAGACTTAGTTAAAGCTGCCGAAAAATGTACAGCAGGTGTAATACACCCTGGTTTACCGGCAGATAAACTAGCAAAAGATATGGAAAAATGGATAAGTAGAGGCGAAAAGTATAATTAATATACAAATGGCATAATGGCATTGTTCAATTTTCATAAAGACACATTTAAGCACGGTATTCATCCACCTGAGAGTAAAGACGAAACTAACGGCTTACCAATAAGGCAGTTTCCCTTTTCTCCACTAATTATTTTACCAATGGCGCAACATATTGGTGCGCCTTCACAAATAATTGTTCGGGAAGGACAAGAAGTACATAGAGGACAATTATTAGCAAAAGCTGGTGGTTACGTTTCTGTGCCTATGCATGCGCCAGTTTCAGGAATTATTAAGAAAATTGCAAATGTTCCAACAATTTCGGGTAAAATGTCTCCTGGTATTTTTATTGAAGCATTTCCGTTTTCAACACAAGAAGTTCTTGAAGGAAACCCCATTGACCCCAATACAGCAACACCCGAAGAAATTTTACAGGCAATTCAAGATGCCGGAATTGTAGGGTTGGGTGGTGCTGCATTTCCAACGCATGTGAAACTAAAAGTTCCAGAAGGAAAAAAATGTGATACTTTAATTATTAATGGTATTGAATGTGAACCTTATTTAACAACAGACCACCGTGTTATGTTAGAGCAGGAAAAAGACATTTTTACCGGTATTAGATATTTATTGAAAGCCACAGGAACTAAAAAAGTTATTATAGGAATTGAAGCCAACAAACAAGATGCCGCTAACCATTTAAAAAAACATATTCCTGAAGATTTACCTGTTACAGTAAAAGTGCTTCCTGTTAAATACCCCCAAGGCGCAGAAAAAATGTTAGTAACTGCTGTTTTAGGGAAAGAAATTCCATCAGGCAAACTTCCTATTGAAGTTGGTGTTGTTGTGGTTAATGTAGCAACCACTGCCGAAATAGGAAGATTACTACCTCATGGTCAAGGCATTCAAGAACGCGTTATTACCATTGCAGGACCAGGAGTTAAAAAGAAAGGAAATTATACTATTCCAATAGGCACACCTCTACGTTTTGTACTAGAACAAGTAGGTGTTGATGAAGAAATTAGCGAAGTTTATATGGGGGGTCCCATGATGGGAGTTGCTGTTTCAAACTTAGATATTTCAATAGTAAAAGGTACTTCAGGTATTCTTGTCTTTACAAAAAAGAATGTAAGTAGATCACCTAAAATATATCCTTGTATTAAATGTGGCGCTTGTGTAGATGCATGTCCTATTTTATTAAATCCATCAAAACTAGGTATCCTAGCAAAATTTGAAGCTTATAATGAAATGGCTTCAGATTTTAATTTAATGGATTGTTTTGAATGTGGCTCATGTACGTACGTGTGTCCATCTCATATACCACTGGTACAGTATTTTAGATTAGCCAAACGCGTTGTAAGAAAGCGTGAAGCAGAAAAAAAAGAGAAAGTAGATGCTTAAAAAAACATTAGATATTAGCTCATCGCCACATATAGTTAAGGGGCGAAGTACAGAAGATATTATGAAAAACGTAGTATGGGCGTTGTTACCTGTTGTGTTTTTCTCTGTTTATTCTTTTGGACTAAATGCATTACTAGTAATATTTACAACAACCTTTGCGAGTGTATTCACTGAACATTTTTTATGTAAACTTTCTAAAAAAGAAACTACTATTAATGATTATTCTGCAGTAATTACTGGGTTGCTACTAGGACTTTCATTACCCCCAAGTTTTCCATTATGGATGGCTTTTGTAGGTGGTGTTATAGCTATTGCGCTTGGTAAGTATATTTTTGGCGGTTTAGGATACAATGTGTTTAATCCTGCATTAGTAGCTAGAGCTGTTTTACAAGCCGCTTTTCCAGTTGCCATTACTACATGGCATCCAGCATTTCTATCAAACCGATTTACATCTATTTCGCAATCTGTTTTTACATGGCCTTTTATGGAGCCACAATACGATGCTATTTCGGGAGCAACCCCACTTTCAGCATTTAAGTTTGATGGTATTACAACATCAACAGCAGAATTAGCTTTCGGTCAAATAAGTGGTTCAACAGGAGAAACCTGCGCTATAATCATTGCTTTGGGTGGTATCTATTTAATTGCACGTAATATGATGTCAT contains:
- a CDS encoding RnfABCDGE type electron transport complex subunit D: MLKKTLDISSSPHIVKGRSTEDIMKNVVWALLPVVFFSVYSFGLNALLVIFTTTFASVFTEHFLCKLSKKETTINDYSAVITGLLLGLSLPPSFPLWMAFVGGVIAIALGKYIFGGLGYNVFNPALVARAVLQAAFPVAITTWHPAFLSNRFTSISQSVFTWPFMEPQYDAISGATPLSAFKFDGITTSTAELAFGQISGSTGETCAIIIALGGIYLIARNMMSWRIPVAVLLSAFLLSGILYLFNSEIYPSPVFMLLSGGLMLGAVFMATDMVSSPITPLGLWIYGAIIGILTIVIRVWGGLSEGVMYSILLANAISPHIDSVIKNRVYGTK
- the rsxC gene encoding electron transport complex subunit RsxC, whose translation is MALFNFHKDTFKHGIHPPESKDETNGLPIRQFPFSPLIILPMAQHIGAPSQIIVREGQEVHRGQLLAKAGGYVSVPMHAPVSGIIKKIANVPTISGKMSPGIFIEAFPFSTQEVLEGNPIDPNTATPEEILQAIQDAGIVGLGGAAFPTHVKLKVPEGKKCDTLIINGIECEPYLTTDHRVMLEQEKDIFTGIRYLLKATGTKKVIIGIEANKQDAANHLKKHIPEDLPVTVKVLPVKYPQGAEKMLVTAVLGKEIPSGKLPIEVGVVVVNVATTAEIGRLLPHGQGIQERVITIAGPGVKKKGNYTIPIGTPLRFVLEQVGVDEEISEVYMGGPMMGVAVSNLDISIVKGTSGILVFTKKNVSRSPKIYPCIKCGACVDACPILLNPSKLGILAKFEAYNEMASDFNLMDCFECGSCTYVCPSHIPLVQYFRLAKRVVRKREAEKKEKVDA